A portion of the Thermodesulfobacteriota bacterium genome contains these proteins:
- the proC gene encoding pyrroline-5-carboxylate reductase, with product MDTIGFVGGGRMASALIRGILTANLKAKDQILVADPDLERREILARDFGVSVAADGRAILDWAGIIVLAVKPQVMAPVLAGLASGLSGRHLVISIAAGIPIAYLEQCLAGCGCRLVRVMPNTPALVLSGASAVAAGRSASEEDLSTVLTLFRAVGQAVVVEERLMDAVTGLSGSGPAYVLRIIEALIDAGVREGLPREVARTLVLQTVTGSTRLLAETGQHPAALRDMVTSPGGTTMAGLAVMERAGLAGLLMDAVAAATDRSRELGSHLAAGV from the coding sequence ATGGACACCATCGGTTTTGTGGGCGGAGGCCGCATGGCCAGCGCCCTGATCCGGGGCATCCTCACCGCCAATCTCAAGGCCAAGGACCAGATCCTGGTGGCGGATCCGGATCTGGAGCGCCGGGAGATCCTGGCCCGGGATTTCGGGGTATCGGTGGCTGCGGACGGCCGGGCCATCCTGGACTGGGCCGGGATTATTGTCCTGGCCGTGAAGCCGCAAGTGATGGCTCCGGTGTTGGCCGGGCTGGCCTCGGGCCTGTCCGGTCGCCATCTGGTGATCTCCATCGCCGCCGGCATCCCCATCGCCTATCTGGAGCAGTGCCTGGCCGGCTGTGGCTGCCGTCTGGTGCGGGTCATGCCCAACACCCCGGCCCTGGTGCTGAGCGGCGCCTCGGCCGTGGCCGCCGGGCGTTCGGCCTCCGAGGAGGATCTCTCCACCGTGCTCACCCTGTTCCGGGCGGTGGGGCAGGCGGTGGTGGTGGAGGAGCGCCTCATGGATGCGGTCACCGGGCTGTCCGGCTCAGGACCCGCCTATGTGCTCCGCATCATCGAGGCCCTGATCGATGCCGGGGTGCGGGAGGGACTGCCGAGGGAGGTAGCCCGCACCCTGGTGCTGCAGACGGTAACCGGCAGCACCAGGCTTCTGGCCGAGACAGGCCAGCACCCCGCGGCGTTGCGGGACATGGTCACCTCGCCGGGCGGCACCACCATGGCCGGCCTGGCGGTGATGGAGAGGGCCGGCCTGGCCGGCCTGCTCATGGACGCGGTGGCGGCAGCCACCGACCGCTCCCGGGAGCTGGGGAGCCACCTGGCCGCCGGCGTCTGA